From Frateuria aurantia DSM 6220, one genomic window encodes:
- a CDS encoding MASE1 domain-containing sensor histidine kinase, protein MHASPITPPARWLYSALVIAYLSLWLLLRIAEQPYWILPFGLRLGVLLITPPRVWPWLLGGELLVAAGHHYSNGTPWDILARTYLPEPLLMMACVYIGRRFGIRSSMDHPEIAVKLLLLTVLTVIVATIGSALLGPPTTAHAAVPWFDRIAPFTRAMLGSYIGSLLVVPALIMAFGTPASHAELKALLRHSLILLMPCLLILATLMTLPPPLPQFARVLSLAPVLFFAFSHGWRGACLTLILSSLDIALAGLFGTGSEVNATSQLFLAVTGTGALMLGTASDALRHSGQQVAEQNHRLASANQQLDQLARELRHAARGNLHSEERQRRYLAAELHDELGQNLTAIQTHVQLARFRLQQAGLQDIGAAIHGILGQMRKSLHHVLNNLHPAVLDEFGLYRALADGPIRELLQVAHVAYLPELQGDPDALDDEARVALYRIAQESATNTVKHARASVFRLTLRVRRHGPAIVAILDIRDNGIGLPPEGSRQGRGLQGMHDRVTAIGGRFRLYPGGDGAHIRVLLRSGPDPDLDALPAVDARQRILRQPM, encoded by the coding sequence ATGCATGCATCCCCTATTACCCCGCCAGCCCGCTGGCTGTATTCGGCTCTGGTCATCGCCTATCTGTCACTGTGGCTGCTGCTGCGCATCGCCGAACAGCCTTACTGGATCCTGCCCTTCGGCCTGCGCCTTGGCGTCCTGCTGATCACCCCACCCCGGGTCTGGCCATGGCTGCTCGGCGGCGAACTGCTGGTTGCGGCGGGCCATCACTACTCCAATGGCACTCCTTGGGACATCCTGGCCCGGACTTATCTGCCCGAACCGCTGCTGATGATGGCCTGCGTATACATCGGCCGTCGCTTCGGTATCCGCAGCTCGATGGATCATCCCGAAATCGCCGTCAAATTGCTTCTTTTGACAGTGCTGACCGTCATAGTCGCCACCATCGGAAGTGCCTTGCTGGGTCCGCCGACAACTGCCCATGCAGCCGTCCCATGGTTTGACCGCATCGCCCCCTTCACGCGTGCCATGCTGGGCAGCTATATCGGCTCGCTGCTGGTGGTGCCGGCCCTGATCATGGCCTTCGGCACGCCGGCTTCACATGCGGAACTGAAGGCCTTGCTGCGTCACAGCCTGATCCTGCTGATGCCTTGCCTGCTGATCCTGGCCACTCTGATGACGCTGCCGCCGCCGCTGCCCCAGTTTGCCCGAGTCCTTTCGCTGGCGCCGGTGCTGTTTTTTGCCTTCAGCCACGGCTGGCGCGGCGCCTGCCTGACTCTGATCCTGTCCAGCCTGGATATCGCCCTGGCCGGACTGTTCGGCACCGGCAGCGAGGTCAATGCGACCTCGCAGCTGTTTCTGGCCGTCACCGGCACCGGCGCACTGATGCTGGGCACCGCCAGCGACGCCTTGCGCCACAGTGGCCAGCAAGTGGCCGAACAGAACCATCGCCTGGCCTCCGCCAACCAGCAGCTCGACCAGCTGGCCAGAGAGCTGCGCCATGCGGCTCGCGGCAATCTGCACAGTGAAGAGCGCCAACGCCGCTACCTTGCTGCCGAACTGCATGACGAACTGGGCCAGAACCTGACGGCCATCCAGACCCATGTACAGCTGGCCCGCTTTCGCCTGCAGCAGGCCGGATTGCAGGACATCGGCGCGGCCATCCACGGCATTCTGGGCCAGATGCGCAAGTCACTGCACCATGTACTGAACAATCTGCACCCTGCCGTGCTGGACGAATTCGGCCTGTATCGGGCCCTGGCTGACGGGCCGATTCGCGAATTGCTGCAGGTCGCCCATGTGGCCTACCTTCCGGAACTTCAGGGTGATCCGGATGCACTGGATGACGAAGCACGGGTAGCCCTGTACCGGATCGCACAGGAAAGTGCGACCAATACGGTCAAGCATGCCCGGGCCAGCGTGTTTCGGCTGACCCTGCGGGTCCGCCGTCATGGTCCGGCCATCGTCGCGATCCTGGACATCCGCGACAATGGTATCGGCCTGCCCCCCGAAGGCTCGCGCCAAGGACGCGGACTGCAGGGCATGCACGACCGCGTCACGGCCATCGGCGGCCGCTTTCGACTCTATCCCGGCGGCGACGGCGCCCATATCCGGGTCCTGCTGCGCAGCGGACCCGATCCGGATCTGGATGCCCTGCCAGCCGTCGACGCACGCCAGCGGATCCTGCGGCAACCCATGTGA